From the genome of Macaca thibetana thibetana isolate TM-01 chromosome 8, ASM2454274v1, whole genome shotgun sequence:
GCTTAGCGAGCCACGCTCTGCCGGGCCGCGCGGTGTCACCCGTGTCCAGAGGCCCGGAGTtcccgccgctgccgccgccgctaGCGGAGCTGCCTCCGGCCCCGAGGCCGGGCAGCGAACCCAGGGGGCCCAGGGGGCGCCCCGCCGCGTGGCCCGAAGCGGACGAGGCCCCGAGGGGGTCCCCGGGCGCGGCCCGCGTCTGCTTCTCTGGACTCTCCGGCCGCCCGGTCTGGGAGCTGAGGCCCCTGGGGACCGCAGTTGCCCCCTGCGACCGCGCGCCCTCTGCCCGTGCAGTGCCCCGTGATGGCCACCAGAGggccctgccctctcctctcGCCAGCGGCCCgtccccaccccttcccacagCTGTTTCCCGCAGGAGATTGACAGCTGGGCGCTGAGTTGCCATGGGGATAAGCAAATGAGGGCGGCGGGGCTGGGGCTCCGATTGGCCCGGGGGCGCGCGCCCCTCCTGGGGAGGCGGGCCCAGGCGCCCCTCTCTATAAAGGGGCGCGCGCAGCTTCGCGTTTAGCCGTGGGAGGCGGGGCCGGCCGGCGGCGCGGGTGGGGCGCGGGAGCGGGTCCGGAGCAGCCCGAGGCGGCGGCCGCGGGGAGGAGGCGGCGGCGCGGGCCTGGGATCGACCGAGACGCCCGGCCAGCGGCGCCCCTAGCGCGCCGCCCGGAGTTGACCACGTGAAACTTTTCCCTGCGCCGCTCGGCGCCGTCGCCCCGTGCCGgcgcccccccgcccccgccgggACCGCCGCCCGCGGGGAGCAGGGGGGGGAGAGGCCCGCGGCTCCCCCTCCTCGCGCCGCCCGTCGGGGCGCGGCCGGGCGCGGGCCCCGGGCGATGGCCGCGGAGCTGGCGATGGGCCCCGAGCTGCCCAGCAGCCCGCTGGCCATCGAGTACGTCAACGACTTCGACCTGATGAAGTTCGAGGTGAAGAAGGAGCCGCCCGAGGCCGAACGCTTCTGCCACCGCCTGCCTCCCGGCTCGCTGTCCTCGACGCCACTCAGCACGCCCTGCTCCTCCGTGCCCTCCTCGCCCAGCTTCTGCGCGCCCAGCCCGGGcaccggcggcggcggcgccgcGGGGGGCGGCGGCGGTGCGTCTCAGGCCGGGGGCGCCCCCGGGCCGCCGAGCGGGGGCCCCGGCGCCGTCGGGGGCACCTCGGGGAAGCCGGCGCTGGAGGATCTGTACTGGATGAGCGGCTACCAGCACCACCTCAACCCCGAGGCGCTCAACCTGACGCCCGAGGACGCGGTGGAGGCGCTCATCGGCAGCGGCCACCACGGCGCGCACCACGGCGCGCACCACCCGGCGGCCACCGCGGCCTACGAGGCTTTCCGCGGCCCGGGCttcgcgggcggcggcggcgcggacGACATGGGCGCCGGGCACCACCACGGCGCGCACCACGCCGCCCACCACCACCATgtcgcccaccaccaccaccaccaccaccaccatggcGGCGCGGGccacggcggcggcggcgcgggccaCCACGTGCGCCTGGAGGAGCGCTTCTCCGACGACCAGCTGGTGTCCATGTCGGTGCGCGAGCTGAACCGGCAGCTCCGCGGCTTCAGCAAGGAGGAGGTCATCCGGCTCAAGCAGAAGCGGCGCACGCTCAAGAACCGCGGCTACGCGCAGTCCTGCCGTTTCAAGCGGGTGCAGCAGCGGCACATTCTGGAGAGCGAGAAGTGCCAACTCCAGAGCCAGGTGGAGCAGCTGAAGCTGGAGGTGGGGCGCCTGGCCAAAGAGCGGGACCTGTACAAGGAGAAATACGAGAAGCTGGCGGGCCGGGGCGGCCCCGGGGGCGCAGGCGGGGCCGGTTTCCCGCGGGAGCCTTCGCCGCCGCAGGCCGGTCCCGGCGGGGCCAAGGGCGCTCCCGACTTCTTCCTGTAGGCGCCGGACCATCGCCGGGGACAAGTTCGCGCAGGCCTCGCAGGGCCTCGGCTCGGACTCCGCGGTCCAGGACGTGGACGCtaggcccggcccggcccggccgtGCTGGCCCCGCTGCCAAGTCTGCGGGCGCGGGGCTGGAGGCCCCTTCGCTCCCGGCCCCCGTTCGTGCGCGTCGGCCTGGGTCGCCCTCCTGACGTTGCGCGGAGAACGGTGATTTCCAAGGAAACTTGAGCCAGGTCTAACTTCTTTCCAAGCGTCCACTTGTACATATGTCGAACGTGGTTCTCCGTTCCCACCTTCGCCCTGCCAGCCGAGAGGGGCCGCGCTGCCGTCCCTTTCCGGGTAGCCCCTGCCTTCCCCCGCCCTCCTCCGttctcttctcagcctccctttccttgccttttttaaCTTCCCCTCCCCCTTTTAAAATCGGTCTTATTTTCGAAGTATTTATCTTTATTATGCTTGGTGATTAGAAAAGAAAGCCTTGGAGGAAGCCTCTTCCTTCCCCAGCCGGGGTCCGCCCTCAGTCGCGAGTCGCAGCATGAGTCGCTCGCCAGGaggggccctgcccctgcctgccccctCCCCGCTTGCCCCCGACCCTGTTACCGGCGTTCCCTGGAGCTCGAAACCAGGGACGTCACCTGTGCTGTGTCCAGCCTGCTGTCCTATGCTCAacggtggggggaggggggtgggtcCTGTGCTCAGCCGGGTGGGGGCTGGCCCGGACCCCGAGCTGCTGTCTCTCTATGCACCAGAACATATCTATGACTCCTGGGGAAATGTATCTTATTTTAACCTTCAagacaagtgaaagaaaaaagtaatgcaCAGTATttctagcagaaaaaaaaaaaatttttttaagaggagGCTTGGGCCAGAGCCTCCTGGCATGAGGCGGGTGgagaaagtgtttttattttaatttaaattgtgtTTCGTTTTGTTTGTGGAATCTTTCTTTAACGCTTCATGGCTTTTTGGACTAGCTGGGGGAGAGGGCGAGGAGGCGGGTGCTCCCGGCCCTGTAGGCTGGGCCAGGCGCCTGGGGGATCCGCCCGGTTTTCCGGGGCCCTCAGGGGCCATCACTGGGATTCCAGCCGGTCCACACCCCTCCCCTGAGCACTCGGAGTGGAAGGTGCGCCCACTTGTTGAAAGTTTTGTTGTGTAGTTGGTTTtcgttgatttcttttttcatttgctacgaaattgagaaaaagaaaaaaatacacaaaataaatccGTTTAGATCCAAGTCACTGCAGCCTGGCTGTTTGTCGGTGGCTTTCAGTTTTGCTGTGTTTCTCCCAGAATCCAAGGAAGAGGAGGGCCCTGCATTGGGCTTTGTGCGGCCCTGGGTGACGGCAGGACCAGGGAGAAACTGAGCAGCGAGGCACCGTCAGCCGGCCCTTACCCTGCAGACCTGTGCCCTCTGCGTCTGCCCTTGGTGAGGAAAGACCGAGGGGCTTTTGGGGAGAGTCACTGAGGCAGGCTGCGGGTGCAGGGCAGGAGGTGTCCTTGGTGGGATGCCCCGCTGCATCCTGGTGGCCAGAACTGTCCCCAGCCCTCGGAGTCCGCCAGTCTCCCACCTGAAGGCGCAGCCTGCCCTCGTTCCTCTGAACGGCTGGGTGGGCATGGGCTGGGAGCACCGGGGAGGAGGCAGCACCCCCGAAATCTCACCCCCAGGGCGGCTGCAGGACGTGTGGTTGATGGTTCCCTCCCTTCACTGCCGGAGGAGAGGCAGACGAGGGTCCGTGGTTTGCAAATTTGGAGAGAGGACTTCTGGCCTGCAAGGGCT
Proteins encoded in this window:
- the MAFA gene encoding transcription factor MafA, whose amino-acid sequence is MAAELAMGPELPSSPLAIEYVNDFDLMKFEVKKEPPEAERFCHRLPPGSLSSTPLSTPCSSVPSSPSFCAPSPGTGGGGAAGGGGGASQAGGAPGPPSGGPGAVGGTSGKPALEDLYWMSGYQHHLNPEALNLTPEDAVEALIGSGHHGAHHGAHHPAATAAYEAFRGPGFAGGGGADDMGAGHHHGAHHAAHHHHVAHHHHHHHHHGGAGHGGGGAGHHVRLEERFSDDQLVSMSVRELNRQLRGFSKEEVIRLKQKRRTLKNRGYAQSCRFKRVQQRHILESEKCQLQSQVEQLKLEVGRLAKERDLYKEKYEKLAGRGGPGGAGGAGFPREPSPPQAGPGGAKGAPDFFL